In the Microplitis mediator isolate UGA2020A chromosome 5, iyMicMedi2.1, whole genome shotgun sequence genome, TTGTAGTACAATTTTAGATATGACACAAAGTACTATTTTCTGGTGTAAGTAGAGTCAGAAACAAGTCAAATCAATAGTGCTGTGTAAGGGAATACGTTTCTCATCAGAGCGATATTACATAAGACCAGCTTTCAGAGTGAAAGTTGGCAGACTAGGGTTCGTATGAATCTAAGGATGTTGTATCACAATTTTAGATATGACATGAAGTACTATTTTTCGGCGTTAGTTAGGTCAGACACGAGTTAAATCAATAGCGGGGACCTTGACCTTTAACCTAGACTTTTGTCGTTTTAAGAGATAATTACGttacaaattattgaaaaaacttaccACTTCGACGTATAAAATCGTCCTGGACGCTGTAGCGTTCAGGCCGGTTTTTATAGTCGTCCGCGCCTTCATCACTTGATTGAGGTCTGCAATGCGGCCAGCCTCGATTTTTTCCCAATCTAGCCTCTCTACTTTGGTCTCGGGATTCTCCGTGGCGACTAAATCTCGGCTCATCTTGTTCTTGATCTCTATTGCTCTGTAAGGAACAATGGCAATTAATCCCTATAATTCGTGCAATCATTGAATCATAGAACTCGATATCAATGTCATTTCTACCTTAATTCTAAGTTAGCTTCTGGGCAACCTCTGTAATACTCCTGAATCATCCCTCCGAACTGCTCATATCCCACTAAGGAAGAAGTTTTACCTGCGCCACTACGCCCAAATAAAATGACGCAGGTTCCTCTTCTCTGTTGCTTTTTAATGTATTCCAGGGACTCGTTGGGTGACGTTGAAATACAATCAACGTTTATTTCTGTGTTGTTGTATTTCAACGTCTTCTCCCCGACTCTCTGCAAATGCATACCGTCCTGGAATGCATTTTTGAACGTCTGGAAGATGGTGATGAATTCTGTAAGGTTAATAAAATcgtttttcattatttctctGTATCGTTTTTCTCGCCCTTCGGCTGAAAAGGAGAGCCCGGTTATATCTCGATTGCCAAAGCTGGACCAATCGGTTTTCTTATgtattttgggccaaggatcacgaaaatCGAATCCATTCCGTTAGAAAATGGTGCAAACAATCgttgaaaacaattttattgtttaaatcaaaataactcccGAACCGCTGGTTTGTTGGGGAAGTTTCAAACAAAAGAACTGATCAGAATGTGAAAATCCACGAAAAGGCTCCAAAGTGTTtcttccctgattaaaacaaatgattaaaaagtatttaaaatgatttgttttttaatcatttcaaatactttttaatccttcaaatcatttctaatcctgtctcttatggacatttaacgtgtgaaatcatttttaatcattttgtttaatcagggttcgTACCTCAAATATTTATCGagatatgataaaaagttaGACCAGGCGTTTGGACCTCTCCCTCTCACACGACGAGTTGCTTAGAGCGAAAAAAACGATTGACAATAATCGAAGTTcaacttgtaattatttatgttatgttcaataactaatgtcgtttcaatcagtaaaattatgattttaatgtttaaactgctataattaacagttaaccgttgaaatatactgcttgacgattttaaattactacttaaaccttaaaaaactacaagacacttgtcaaaaaaatgcatctgttattaattttttacgttctactccataatatttgCTGAGATTCGGTCTAGGCGCGCTGTTGACGAGAATCTctgtaatatttactaatattttttttccgtgcaatAGACACTCGATCGACCAGAATATttctaagttttttacattaaaaattaacgaaAAAGAAATCGATTAAATGTCGGAAACGAATTTCTATCCTATCGTCCGGAGAATATTCTTCTCTCTCTTAACTAATGTTATAGCTATAACATTAGTTATTGtctaaacaaattaattattttaaaattcaatatcgATAGAAAAAATCGGTAAAACGTCAATATGATCCTTCGAcagaattttttccaaaacgaATTTCTGTCCTATCGTTtggctaaattttttaacttcctgctatTGAAATTAAAGAATCTCCACAAATTAgtgaagttattggtttcggtctgattttcggatatcgaatttttatcaaatctcGACGTTTGGAGGTTCTAgtaagctattctgactaatttcaagattaTGTCCGAATGTATGTATTTGCGTAtatacgtacgtatgtacatatgtaaatatctgtaacttttgagcgGATGatccgattttgatcgttgttacattcgacgcggattgttaatatctaaatctgtgaaaaattgagcttgatagGTTGGGCTCTTTCAgagatattcaaaattttttaacttaaaaaataaaatgaatcttTTGGCATCTCGATGACGTCTAGTACACATATTAAagtcattcaaattttttacttttccaatcgtaaaattatttaaattctgttTATCTTTCTAATGTTTTTTATAAGTCCTTACAAATTTCGAGACAGATACCTATAGCTGTATGGgggcatataaatttattgtcttgACGTTTTGTTCAATATCTAGatcatttaaatcaaaaaaatgtattttctaactttttttcgttgtttaaaaaaaaaaacaaatctgAATGAATGAGTTACTATTCAGacgtttataaataaaaaatatgtttttgcTTTTTATTTCCGTTGAACGTTTTTAAAGTTTCCACAATGTTAGAAAAAGAtgttaatttaagaaaaattttttctaaaaaatctgattcttgtttaaaaattttgaattgttttaattcaataaataagtttttgagccaaaaaattaaaattcttaactgaagaaaaaaatttttttctttaataattttatttttcaatgaagTACTTTTTGTTTGGAAACAAAATACTGATATATTTCGAAACTAAATCAagattcaagaaaataattttttaaactaagatcattaattaaaaattatatatttattaataaatgatataggATACTAACTGTCTTTTGGGCGGTGCGGACAGTTTGGACTGGGAGACCTCGATCGCGACCTCGGTGGCTGCTGAGCCATGCCACTAGTGGACGGAACTGCTAAGAATTTATCCATTTCTGAAATCagtcaattttttctttttaatttaaaaacaaatttttttttttttttttttaataaatatttttcaattcttcacggaaagaatttttctttaaaaattaccgttaaattcactgtaaacGTGAGACATAATGGaggcttttatttattatcatttttgaaataaaaattacgacaaaatttatttatttttcggtaGACTTCATACAATTTACCTaaaaccgaataaaatttacagtagactacggtaaaatttgttgaaaaaaagttaaaaattatctcacttTCCGACAAATGATTATGTCGTGCCATTCGTCCCACgtttacagtgaatttaacggtaatttttaaggAAAATTTCTTTTCGTGTTTAATCATAAAGTTCGTTTTAAAATGTatacgattattattaatatacatgtagtaggtaattaaatatatcttaAAATAAGACAGGGTGTCAATAATTGGACCCCTGTCAATAATTGTTGCTTTTATCTTAGGTGCAAGTTTctgaatatattattttttataattcattgtttttaaaaaaattcataaattattagacgtcggctaacttcagtatcaataaaagattctatttattttacaagtgCAACGAGGATACTACTTTTGTCTGCTTTAATGTGAAAAAGATAATCATGACAAttcttcataaataattattcgattcattatggggaaaatattttttttgaaccccattgaaattttaaatgtcaggAGTAGACTTACAGAAGTTTATAACTTGAACTGATGGTGGCGTCTTGCTAACGTTTTTAAAGGCGTTGCTACGTTGACTGCGATGTCCGGGTTGTTATGCAGCACCAGTAGTATACTGGAGCTACTGAGAGCGTTCCCTTCAGTTAGCATGCAATTCCCATACCCCCACCATTAAATGATGAGCAAGCTCTCAGTAGTCTCACTATACGTGGATTCTAATGTAAGCAGTAGTAGATTGTGTTGTTGGTTGTTTTAAcaattaactaaaattaaaaaacataattataaagttaaataaataagtaactTAATCCAGTACCAAGTTTCGTATAAATTAGgcttaaaaattaacaaaaatgtGTCAAATCTCAATTGGTTTGAGTAAATTCAACGCTCACGATTATATCATGAGTATGGTGGGGATTTAAAAGCTGTTTAAAGGTCTTAacagacaattttattatttttataaagattaGTGATACTGAAATTCGCCGAcgtctactaatttttgtatttttgaaaaacgaaAGATTTtgcaagaaaaatatttcaaaaaattgcacctgtagttttaaaaatttttttcatgtgtatatttttagtgttttttcgttcttaatttgaattgtttaaaaaaaaatccaaaaattttcatgagtgtgaatgtagcagacatcagacaaatttaaaattgtttataaatcgagtaaataattaataaaataaaattttttaaaaatccgcatttaaaaaattttgaaattaatgagtgcattttttataaatattatttttttaatcatttactttatttatttatcgttttatttatcgtttatttatttatcgttttatttatttgtctgatgtctgctaaattcacactcgtaaattttcaactgtctactaatttcaggatcatacaAGATTGTTAGTtccataaacttttttaaaagttattgacATATgcgtttgttaaatttttttcgttaattattttatctgtttctttgaaaaaacaaaattttttttaacgtctaaTACTTTCAGTAATCAGTGTAAATGTAGTAGGCATCggacaaattcaaaattataaataatttaaaaaaaactatttataaaaaatgcacttattaattctttaattttttgaatgctcatttttaaaaaattttataatattaattatttactctatttattaataatttaaaatttgtctgatgtctgctacattcgcaCTCATCTTTTAGTATCATCCATTTAAAGTAATTCCCCGtggaagttatttttttgagtttatgGGTTgaggtaaatattattatcactttttgtttattaatttatttattaaaaattctttttaattgttaaatatttatttttttcattcaactatttaaaaaagttttttatttttaaatgttgatattttgttttttactcatttgtttacttaacatttttttctatttaaatgtttaaaatatttatttattaatttgtttggTTACAGTGactcataattattatgatcGCAATTGTGGCagacatcagataaatttaaaatgattaattaatagagtaaataatcaataaaataataattatgaaaaaatgcgcatttaaaaaattttcaaattaacaagtgcattttttataattattattttattaattattttaaatttgtctgatgtctgctacaatcatattcataataatttcGAATCATtgtaaccaaaaaaataaataaatattttaaacatttaaatagaaaaaaattttaaataaacaaatgagtAAAGAACAACATATCAAcgcttaaaaattaaaaacttttttaaatagttgaatggaaaaaataaatatttaacaattaaaaaaattttttaataaataaattgataaacaaaaagtgataataatatttctctcAACCTAtatgaacttaaaaaaataacttccaTGGGGAATTACTTTGAATTGATAATACCGAAAGATGAGTGTAATGTAATGATGCTGaatttagcagacaattaaaaatttttggattttattttcgactagttaattgcaaaaattaaaaaaactaaaaatatacacttgtagaaaatttaaaaaactataagtgcaatttcttaaaatatttttttttataatttatggttttgaaaaattccaaaaattattagatgtcggttaacttcagaatcatgtGATATAACGAGTGTGAatatagcagacatcagacaaatttaaaacgataaataaataaagtaaataattttaaaaaaatatttataaaaaatgcactcattaatttaaaaattttttgaatgcggattttttaaaaattttattatattaattatttactcgatttattaacaattttaaatttgtctgatgcctgctacattcacactcatgtaaTCTCGCATACATCAGACAAatcgtaaattataaataaatagagtatataatttataaaataaaatatttaaaaaatgcccATCTAAAACATTCtggaaattaataagtgcattttttataaatatttttttaaaaattatttataattttaaatttaaaaaaaataacgcaGTTTTAGGTTAAAAATAGAGTCAAgtttatgataataatcatacagttttgagtattttttttttaaatttgtctgatgtctgcgaCATTTACATTAACAATAATTCTTAGTCACTGTTATTCAACTTACTtaataatcaatttgattttttatttctttttttcagtttaatatttttttaacaacaatttttctaatattccgctttttgtcttagatatatttttttttttttttttttttcaaatatatcaaAACGCTAGTGCTGTCACCAGTAGTTGATagagaaaaacaaatttgtcTTCTTTGtctgtagtttatttttttattctttctatCATCAGTATGCCAGAAAGTGTCAATGAAGTGTTAAGCCAACTCTCCAAACCAGCTGACGAATAAATCTCGTCcgtttagaaatattttaattattaattgttttgtcattaattaaatatgacaGATGTATTTagtatttgtaatttaccaaaaaaaaaaaaatttaatgatttgataaaaatttttttacaggaaattgagtaatttaaaaattacctcagtactttgttttaaattcatcaatttaaaaagtttatgattctgaagttaacagacaattaacaattttcggtttttatttcaacaaatcaatgtgAGTGTGAAGAcatgagaaaatttataaattgtaaataaataaataaatgaaatttaaataaatatgcgtactgttattattttgcAACCTTTCATTCGACTTTGCTGATCAggtaatacaaaattttacagttgactcggaattttttagtatttcatGTGTGTTTCTTaactcgataaaattttttcctaatttcaaataaactaGACGTTGAGCTGCAGGTTCTTTTCCCTCTTCGAACTGTCATAAGTCATAactaacttttaaattaagttttatagTGCCAAAAAATGGAGCTTCACTTccacatatttataaatgctaataattgtaattagagtgaatgtagctgacaattggttaaataaagttggctaaagttttgaataaataaataaaaactaagttaaataaaatttaaaaaatgcgaaatttaaatatttctgaaTGAATTCCGAAATGCGCTGCGAGCAGCTCAGCAGCAGACTGTTCAAGTGCAGCGTACAGTAAACTTTTTAGTCTAATTAACATAATTATCgacacaaataaatttcataaaattaaaaaatttcaattttgaaatttcataactTTTATAACAAACGCTGGTATCGACCGTCAGAAAACTAGACCTCATGACAATTTAACTTCCGGTGAACATCAAAATCCTTATTTTTACTTTGTTGtcaatttatcataaatcatTAAGGGTCAGCAGTACTAaacgaattttcgaattttacttttctaattacattttgaataattacgtcACTCCAATGATGAAAACCTTCCGAAAAAGTTTCTTTCACATTTTTGCagaagctataaaaatttatgtgataacaattgattaataaattgaaagaaaagtaaaattcaaaaattcgtggCCCAGCCAAAGACAGTTGTGAGCGTTAGTGCTGCCCTCGTTCGGTAGCAAGAGAACCTCtcatagatatatttttaactcgcTCTATCCTTCCTAACCAATTGACTGACATTTCTCATAAgtctaacatttttttatcctaattaacgattatttataaacatcaaatatcattttaaaGTGTCCTAGAACAAAATACtagattgtaaataaaaaactcatgtttattttatcaagttgatttttaaatattttctactAAAAAATAGCGATAAGTAAGGGCTGATTCACGCAGATTTTTGCAATCGTGCTGACGAAAaggattgaaatttttttcaaatcatctATTCATGCTACGTAacatttatcatatatgaataaggatttgaataagcgaaatttaatgagtgtgaatgtagcagacatgagacaaattgataattaaaaataaaaaaatttgggcaCGGGTGCGATCAGATTACGGGTTATTTACAAAGTGACCCGCGCGCATGCGTAAAAATGGAGAAAAATGACCAAAAACCCGCGCTTTTTAACTCTCCAGCACTCTCGTGAAACGCGCGCCACgtgatgagaaaaattttcacacattCTGCGCAAGCGCGCGTATGCGCACGCATGCGTGGatctactttattttaaatatttcaaaatctaaaagATTTTAGTTGTCAAacaaattatctttttttggactaaatttatagatgatcatatttcttaatatcgaaaaatatttataaaataataaatataataaagaacATAACAATAACTTCTAtataatatttcaagaaaGCGACTACAGACATCCGCTTAAAGAAAAGAGAGCTGGTAGTAAATTCCGCGAGCGCGCTCTGATGATGATTTATCAGCATCCCCATAACGCCTGGGCTAGTTCGGATTCCTGTCACATGTCTTTGGTAGCCCCTCCCGCTTTTGTGATTTTGTCTACATCCTGTACTCACACCCGCTCTACATAAAACTTTATCTTTCACAGCGTTCTCTATTCTCTATCGTTCCCTCGCTATAATATTGATTCGTTTGGAGATTAaggtacatatatttatttaataattaaaaaaaaaattttgtagtttttttagtaataaataaaaaatgattatttaattaaaccatttattaaatatttattatcacaaatgataaacaaatacaataaatatctGCGCATTGAGTAATTTACCGCTGCGATGCAATGAACTTGATCATTCTGATGACTCGTATTgtcatctaaattttaataaaatagtgaTAATATCAGTAATAAGTTGTGATTATTCTAACGTTTGATTAtcagttaaatttataaaaatataaatttataaattaaattattttatttttccagattataaaaagtaagaaaaatataCTAGCTTATATtgtagtgaaaaataaaaaaaaaagtaaataataataacattaataatgACGCCGGAGGGATATACGCGAGTGTACGTCGGCGGTCTGAATGACACGATCAAAAAGGAAGATTTACAAAcagagtttgaaaaatttgggaAATTGAATAAAGTATGGGTGGCATTTAATCCGCCAGGTTTTGCATTTATTGAGTTTTTGAGAGTCGACGAGGCTGAGTTAGCTTGCAACAGCATGAACGGTTCTGAAATAATGGGAGCCAAGTTGAGAGTCGAGATATCCCGCGGTCCCGGTCGGAGTAGAAGTAGAGGCGGCGGCGGTGGCGGGGGTGGGTTCAGAGGTCAATCTGGCGGCGGCAGAGGCGGTTTCGGCGGTTCGCGTAGATCTTACGGCGGAGGTGGCGGCGGTGGTGGTTATCACCGTGATAACAACTCGTACGGTAATCAAGGCGGCAATACCAATAGCTATCATTCAGGCAGGGCGGGTGGTGGTGGTCCGAAATACAGCAGAGGACGATTTGGGGGTGATAACAATTACTCTGGTGGAAGAAACAATACGGGGTACATGCCCGGCGGAGGTAATGCTTATTCCCAACAAGGATACAACAATTCGTCTGGCAACGGAGATGCAACTGTTGACTATTATAATAGAAGAAATAAGGATTCCTCATCAGCCTCCTCTAGATACCGCAATCGGTCACCGGCTGGACGCGGCAGGTATACGTCCAATACAACCATAATATATCTacttattattgtcattattatttgtagCAAAAGTGGTTGTCTCAATGActctataaaaataacaactaccGGGTTCTTCTTTCTAATCAACCATTTAATTACtgctattttattattgtcgtATACTTGTTTCTTTAACtttgataatttatcttt is a window encoding:
- the LOC130668691 gene encoding RNA-binding protein Rsf1-like, yielding MTPEGYTRVYVGGLNDTIKKEDLQTEFEKFGKLNKVWVAFNPPGFAFIEFLRVDEAELACNSMNGSEIMGAKLRVEISRGPGRSRSRGGGGGGGGFRGQSGGGRGGFGGSRRSYGGGGGGGGYHRDNNSYGNQGGNTNSYHSGRAGGGGPKYSRGRFGGDNNYSGGRNNTGYMPGGGNAYSQQGYNNSSGNGDATVDYYNRRNKDSSSASSRYRNRSPAGRGSHRHLRECT